A single region of the Arthrobacter sp. PAMC25564 genome encodes:
- the rpsD gene encoding 30S ribosomal protein S4: protein MANNTRARRTARLSRALGIALTPKAAKYMERRPYGPGEHGRARKKQDSDYAVRLREKQRLRAQYGIREAQMTRAFEEARRTKGLTGENLIELLEMRLDALVLRAGFARTIAQARQLVVHRHILVDGIRVDRPSFRVGEGQLVHVHSRSEVMPPFQVAAAGAHRDVLPMVPAYLDVKLDALQARLVRRPKRSEVPVTCEEQLVVEFYAR from the coding sequence GTGGCTAACAACACTCGTGCTCGCCGTACAGCACGCCTCTCGCGTGCACTCGGCATCGCTCTGACCCCCAAGGCCGCCAAGTACATGGAGCGCCGCCCGTACGGCCCCGGTGAGCATGGCCGTGCCCGCAAGAAGCAGGACTCCGACTACGCCGTACGTCTGCGCGAAAAGCAGCGTCTGCGCGCCCAGTACGGCATCCGCGAAGCCCAGATGACCCGCGCCTTCGAAGAAGCGCGCCGCACCAAGGGCCTGACCGGTGAAAACCTGATCGAACTGCTCGAAATGCGTCTTGACGCCCTCGTGCTGCGTGCCGGCTTCGCCCGCACCATCGCCCAGGCCCGCCAGCTGGTTGTGCACCGCCACATCCTGGTTGACGGCATCCGCGTTGACCGCCCGTCCTTCCGCGTCGGTGAGGGCCAGCTGGTCCACGTCCACAGCCGCAGCGAAGTCATGCCCCCGTTCCAGGTTGCAGCAGCCGGCGCGCACCGCGACGTCCTGCCGATGGTTCCGGCGTACCTGGACGTCAAGCTTGACGCTCTGCAGGCTCGCCTGGTCCGCCGCCCGAAGCGCTCCGAGGTCCCCGTGACCTGCGAAGAGCAGCTCGTCGTGGAATTCTACGCACGCTAG
- a CDS encoding shikimate dehydrogenase: MTLRAAVLGHPISHSKSPALHRAAYAYLGVELAYSAIDVTEAQLPDFMATVRDEARGGAGWRGLSVTMPLKSAMVAELDEICGVARVLGVVNTVAFEPGASGSGPSGGNGDMIRLVGYNTDVAGIVNALRHAGAVSAPNAVVLGGGGTAAAAIAALKDLGAPAVDLFVRDVSRAAEARAAAAALGIPLQVLSIAGAAATIAAADVVISTLPPRAADPLAAELQQELLRRRSGETARDSGSAPAPEKPGVLLDVAYDPWPSRIAAVWQDAGGKVVPGLEMLIYQAVEQVRHFTGLGPAVPAEVIDVMCDAVGAPRRVF; encoded by the coding sequence ATGACCCTGCGGGCGGCGGTGCTTGGGCACCCCATCAGTCATTCGAAGTCCCCGGCACTCCACCGGGCAGCGTACGCCTACCTCGGCGTGGAGCTTGCCTACTCGGCCATTGACGTCACCGAGGCACAGTTGCCGGACTTCATGGCCACGGTCCGCGACGAGGCGCGGGGCGGGGCGGGCTGGCGTGGATTGTCGGTGACCATGCCGCTGAAGTCTGCCATGGTGGCGGAGCTGGACGAGATCTGCGGCGTGGCACGAGTCCTCGGCGTGGTCAACACCGTCGCTTTCGAACCCGGTGCTTCCGGCTCCGGCCCGTCCGGAGGAAACGGCGACATGATCCGCCTCGTCGGTTACAACACCGACGTCGCCGGCATCGTCAACGCCCTGCGGCACGCCGGCGCCGTCTCCGCGCCGAACGCGGTTGTGCTGGGCGGCGGCGGGACGGCAGCTGCCGCGATCGCTGCCCTGAAGGACCTGGGCGCCCCGGCCGTGGACCTGTTCGTGCGCGATGTCAGCCGCGCCGCCGAAGCGCGCGCCGCCGCGGCGGCCCTCGGAATTCCCCTCCAGGTGCTTTCGATCGCCGGCGCGGCCGCCACCATCGCCGCGGCCGACGTCGTCATCTCCACCCTGCCGCCCCGTGCCGCGGACCCGCTTGCCGCAGAATTGCAGCAGGAACTGCTGCGGCGACGTTCGGGGGAGACCGCCCGCGATTCCGGCAGCGCACCCGCCCCCGAAAAACCGGGCGTGCTGCTGGACGTGGCCTACGATCCGTGGCCCAGCCGGATCGCCGCCGTCTGGCAGGACGCGGGCGGCAAAGTCGTCCCGGGCCTGGAGATGCTGATCTACCAGGCGGTGGAACAGGTCCGCCACTTCACCGGACTGGGCCCCGCAGTCCCGGCCGAAGTCATAGATGTGATGTGTGACGCAGTCGGGGCCCCTCGACGAGTGTTCTAA
- a CDS encoding DUF6167 family protein, with protein sequence MNRIIWMGIGVAIGVIAFRKITQAQSNLGPEGLNRAVGRLADGLYDFADAVREGMHERETELRSALGIDGAADGAIGGQDAVRR encoded by the coding sequence ATGAACAGAATCATCTGGATGGGAATCGGCGTCGCCATCGGCGTCATCGCCTTCCGCAAGATCACCCAGGCACAGTCGAACCTGGGCCCCGAAGGCCTGAACCGGGCCGTCGGACGGCTGGCCGACGGCCTGTATGACTTCGCGGACGCGGTCCGGGAGGGCATGCACGAGCGGGAGACCGAGCTCCGCTCCGCCCTCGGCATCGACGGTGCCGCGGACGGGGCCATCGGCGGCCAGGATGCAGTCCGGCGCTAG
- the ruvX gene encoding Holliday junction resolvase RuvX, producing MTEAAVPGVYPQGVKLGVDVGTVRVGVAVCDRDGILATPLRTLARNAKKNTDVLILAALAAELGVVEIFVGLPRTMKGEEHASARMATDYAKLLAGSLRDTGAEVPVRLVDERLSTVTAHRNLHEAGMSSRDHRKVVDQVAAAGILQHAIDMQKARGTEVGSRVYAESAPGPTGAGVDADPALNSPAVKSPAANTRSAEDGRLQ from the coding sequence ATGACTGAAGCTGCTGTGCCCGGCGTCTACCCCCAGGGCGTGAAACTCGGGGTGGACGTCGGCACCGTCCGCGTGGGCGTGGCCGTCTGCGACCGCGACGGCATCCTGGCGACCCCGCTGCGGACCCTGGCGCGGAACGCGAAGAAGAACACCGACGTGCTTATCCTCGCGGCCCTTGCCGCGGAGTTGGGCGTGGTGGAGATCTTCGTGGGCCTGCCACGGACCATGAAGGGTGAAGAGCATGCCTCGGCCAGGATGGCGACAGACTACGCAAAGTTACTCGCCGGTTCGCTAAGGGACACCGGGGCCGAGGTGCCGGTGCGCCTGGTCGATGAGCGGCTGAGTACGGTGACGGCCCACCGCAACCTCCACGAAGCTGGCATGAGCAGCCGGGACCACCGTAAAGTGGTGGATCAGGTTGCGGCCGCAGGGATCTTGCAGCATGCGATCGATATGCAAAAGGCCAGGGGAACGGAGGTCGGAAGCCGCGTGTACGCGGAGTCCGCGCCGGGGCCAACCGGAGCCGGCGTTGACGCCGACCCGGCACTAAACAGTCCGGCGGTAAAGAGCCCGGCAGCGAACACCCGATCAGCAGAAGATGGAAGGCTACAGTGA
- the aroB gene encoding 3-dehydroquinate synthase translates to MSTESTVIKVTGQTPGENYDVVVGRGLLPGLPALLGERVKRVLVIHPRALRLTGDTVREELSSAGFTALTAEIPDAEEGKHIEVASFCWQVLGQNDFTRSDAVVAVGGGAVTDLAGFVAATWLRGVKVIHMPTSLLGMVDAAVGGKTGINTAEGKNLVGAFHPPAGVLADLDTLDTLPKNEVISGMAEVIKCGFIADPAILDLVEKDPAAVSDPRSDVLRELIERAITVKARVVSADLREAGQREILNYGHTLGHAIELAERYSWRHGAAVSVGMMFAAELSRSVGRLSDADADRHRSILESLGLPITYRRDRWQALLDGMRRDKKSRGDLLRFVVLDGVARPGILDVPDTSLLFAAYQEIAS, encoded by the coding sequence GTGAGCACCGAATCAACCGTCATCAAGGTCACCGGACAAACGCCCGGTGAGAACTACGACGTCGTCGTGGGCCGCGGACTGCTGCCCGGCCTGCCCGCGCTGCTGGGCGAGCGCGTCAAACGCGTCCTCGTCATCCACCCGCGTGCGCTCCGGCTCACCGGCGACACCGTCCGTGAGGAGCTGTCCTCGGCCGGCTTCACCGCGCTCACGGCCGAGATCCCCGACGCCGAAGAGGGCAAGCACATCGAGGTGGCGTCCTTCTGCTGGCAGGTGCTCGGACAAAACGACTTCACCCGCTCCGATGCCGTCGTCGCCGTCGGTGGCGGCGCCGTGACCGACCTTGCCGGATTCGTCGCCGCGACCTGGCTGCGCGGCGTCAAGGTCATCCACATGCCTACGAGCCTGCTCGGTATGGTGGACGCCGCCGTCGGCGGCAAGACCGGCATCAACACCGCCGAAGGCAAGAACCTCGTCGGGGCCTTCCACCCGCCGGCCGGCGTCCTCGCGGACCTCGACACCCTTGACACGCTGCCGAAGAACGAGGTCATCTCCGGTATGGCCGAGGTCATCAAATGCGGCTTCATCGCCGATCCGGCCATCCTCGACCTGGTCGAAAAGGATCCCGCGGCTGTGTCCGATCCCCGCTCCGACGTGCTGCGGGAACTGATCGAACGCGCCATCACCGTCAAGGCCAGGGTGGTCTCCGCGGACCTCAGGGAAGCCGGCCAGCGCGAGATCCTCAACTACGGGCACACGCTGGGCCACGCGATCGAGCTCGCCGAGCGCTACTCCTGGCGCCACGGCGCCGCCGTCTCCGTCGGCATGATGTTCGCCGCCGAGCTGTCGCGCAGCGTCGGCCGCCTTTCCGACGCCGACGCCGACCGGCACCGCAGCATCCTGGAGAGCCTGGGGCTCCCCATCACCTACCGGCGGGACCGCTGGCAGGCGCTGCTGGACGGGATGCGGCGGGACAAGAAGTCCCGCGGCGACCTGCTGCGCTTCGTTGTGCTCGACGGCGTTGCACGCCCCGGCATCCTTGACGTCCCGGACACGTCGCTGCTGTTCGCCGCGTACCAGGAGATAGCCTCCTGA
- the mltG gene encoding endolytic transglycosylase MltG, producing MSPVNSDDASGVPSSGTDRPLTRKEIRAREKLLATQTHLIPPQAFETGEDTRPAETPEAAVRPAETPEAVRPAETPEAVRPEAPAPPAPLPPADAPELPVPAPTVHAEPVHDEPAPEAQVPDEPVPDHPLYEEPVPEEQVHEYAGGVAFHAGEPYMPAPQHGFEAQHEADDHEGYAAHPEDGAHQFYDGGDVHHEDPAGYDGSGPELMTGAASIRTAKGPSKKVRRRRRFLALVLSLTVFVVAIAVGAQFLKPLLGGDTVADYPGPGTGQVTITVPEGAGPKSVATELQDKKVIANAESFLKEFAASGGALSPGDFSMRQEMKNSDAVAVLLNKDKSKVMYFALSAGKRISESLQAISEGTGIPVADLKALSDAPAQFGVPAKAKNLEGFLSPGEFRFPLGTTAKDILQKLVTATLDELKAQGVTDPAKQYDVVTVASIVQAEGGQAEYGDVAGAIYNRLKPNNTETNGLIQSDATVTYGLGIRSFHIDEVQKADKSNPYNTYANPGLPAGPIGSPGKTAIDAAANPKANDYLYWVTINLDTKETKFAKTLAEHNVNVAKYNAWCDANPNRCV from the coding sequence GTGAGCCCGGTCAACAGTGACGACGCCTCAGGTGTTCCTTCCAGCGGCACAGACCGGCCGCTGACGCGCAAGGAGATCCGGGCCCGGGAAAAGCTCCTGGCGACCCAGACTCATTTGATCCCGCCGCAGGCCTTCGAGACCGGCGAGGATACGCGGCCCGCGGAAACGCCGGAAGCCGCGGTCCGGCCCGCGGAAACGCCGGAAGCCGTCCGGCCGGCGGAAACGCCGGAAGCCGTCCGGCCGGAGGCGCCGGCGCCTCCCGCGCCGCTCCCGCCGGCGGACGCCCCGGAGTTGCCGGTGCCAGCCCCGACCGTGCATGCAGAGCCCGTCCACGATGAGCCCGCGCCGGAAGCGCAGGTGCCTGACGAACCGGTGCCGGACCACCCCCTATACGAAGAGCCCGTGCCGGAAGAGCAGGTGCACGAGTACGCCGGCGGCGTCGCTTTCCATGCAGGGGAGCCATACATGCCCGCGCCGCAGCACGGCTTCGAAGCCCAGCATGAAGCCGACGACCATGAAGGCTACGCGGCCCATCCCGAGGACGGGGCCCACCAGTTCTACGACGGCGGGGACGTGCATCACGAAGACCCGGCCGGGTACGACGGGTCCGGCCCCGAACTGATGACAGGAGCCGCGAGTATCCGCACCGCCAAGGGCCCGTCCAAGAAGGTCCGCCGCCGCCGTCGTTTCCTGGCCCTGGTGCTGTCGCTGACGGTATTCGTGGTCGCGATCGCCGTCGGCGCGCAGTTCCTCAAACCGCTCCTCGGCGGCGACACCGTCGCCGACTACCCCGGTCCGGGCACCGGCCAGGTGACGATCACCGTTCCGGAAGGCGCCGGCCCCAAGTCGGTCGCCACAGAACTCCAGGACAAGAAAGTCATCGCGAATGCCGAGTCCTTCCTCAAGGAGTTTGCCGCTTCCGGCGGTGCGCTGAGCCCGGGTGACTTCAGCATGCGCCAGGAGATGAAGAACTCCGACGCCGTGGCCGTGCTGCTGAACAAGGACAAGAGCAAGGTCATGTACTTCGCGCTTAGTGCCGGGAAGCGGATCAGCGAGTCCCTGCAGGCGATTTCCGAGGGAACGGGTATCCCCGTGGCGGATCTGAAGGCCCTCAGCGATGCGCCGGCGCAGTTCGGCGTCCCGGCCAAGGCCAAGAACCTCGAGGGCTTCCTCTCGCCGGGCGAATTCCGGTTCCCGCTGGGCACCACCGCAAAGGACATCCTGCAGAAGCTGGTGACGGCCACGCTGGACGAACTCAAGGCACAGGGCGTCACGGATCCGGCCAAGCAGTACGATGTCGTCACCGTCGCCAGCATCGTCCAGGCCGAGGGCGGCCAGGCGGAATACGGCGACGTGGCGGGGGCGATCTACAACCGGCTCAAGCCGAACAACACCGAGACCAACGGGCTGATCCAGTCCGACGCCACCGTCACCTATGGACTCGGGATCAGGAGCTTCCACATCGACGAGGTCCAGAAGGCCGACAAGTCCAACCCGTACAACACCTACGCCAATCCGGGCCTGCCGGCGGGGCCGATCGGCTCGCCCGGCAAGACGGCCATCGACGCCGCCGCCAACCCCAAGGCCAACGACTACCTGTACTGGGTGACCATCAACCTCGACACCAAGGAAACGAAGTTTGCCAAGACGTTGGCGGAGCACAACGTCAACGTGGCAAAGTACAACGCCTGGTGCGACGCCAACCCGAACCGTTGCGTATGA
- the alaS gene encoding alanine--tRNA ligase → MKSQEITKRWIDFFVSKGHTAVPSASLVSSDPSLLFTVAGMVPFIPYLTAREEAPFKRATSVQKCIRTGDIEEVGKTARHGTFFQMCGNFSFGDYFKEDAIKFAWELLTTGVDDGGYGLPPERLWVTVYEEDDEAKELWLKNTGVPAERIQRMGKSDNYWSTGQPGPAGPCSEIYYDRGPAYGVEGGPIADETRYVEIWNLVFMQYQIDNVRSKVDFDITGELPMKNIDTGLGMERLAMILQGVENMYETDQVRPVIDKAAALSGREYTSAETPEDPHHTDDVRMRVVADHIRSALMLIADGVTPTNEGRGYVLRRLIRRAVRSMRLLGVEKACLPELLPASRDAMKGVYPIVATDFDRISRIAYAEEKAFLRTIASGTARLEDAVKESKAAGKPLSGADAFALHDTYGFPIDLTLEMAEEAGLKVDEPEFRKLMLEQRHRAQADAKGKKGAHADLSAFQELLSAGETVFTGYTELAGESRVRGILSGGRKVAQASTGEEIELVLAETPFYAEAGGQAADTGLITGDGFVVEVLDVQRPIKGLSVHKAIVREGEIAADSLVQAAVDRERRHAAEQAHTGTHIVHAALHQILGPEALQRGSFNKAGYLRFDFAWGEGLSAATRSEIEEVSNIAIRNNYRVETRVMGLAEAKALGAMALFGENYGNEVRVVEIDGAWSRELCGGTHVENTSLIGSLSLLGDQSVGSGNRRVEAFVGMDAFRHLAAERALVTELTEMLKVPSGLLAERIATTLAKLKTAEKELERLRKEQLTAAAAQLVGTARDAAGVKVIAHDAGAVSGADDLRGLALDLRTRLGSGPAAVAVAGVSNDCPVILIATNEAARAAGVKAGALVRLAAGVLGGGGGGKDDVAQGGGTDAARVGEALTAVVDAITRR, encoded by the coding sequence ATGAAGTCGCAGGAGATCACCAAGCGCTGGATCGACTTTTTTGTCAGCAAGGGCCACACCGCGGTTCCTTCCGCCTCCCTGGTCTCCAGCGATCCTTCCCTGCTGTTCACGGTGGCCGGCATGGTCCCGTTCATCCCGTACCTCACCGCGCGCGAAGAGGCCCCCTTCAAGCGGGCCACCAGCGTGCAGAAGTGCATCCGGACCGGCGACATCGAGGAAGTCGGGAAGACAGCCCGTCACGGCACCTTTTTCCAGATGTGTGGCAACTTCTCCTTCGGCGACTACTTCAAGGAAGACGCAATCAAGTTCGCCTGGGAACTGCTCACCACGGGCGTGGACGACGGCGGCTACGGACTGCCCCCCGAGCGCCTCTGGGTCACCGTCTACGAAGAGGATGACGAGGCCAAGGAGCTGTGGCTGAAGAACACCGGCGTCCCGGCCGAGCGGATCCAGCGGATGGGAAAGTCGGACAACTACTGGTCCACCGGCCAGCCCGGCCCCGCCGGCCCCTGCTCGGAGATCTACTACGACCGCGGACCCGCCTACGGCGTCGAAGGCGGACCCATCGCCGATGAGACCCGCTACGTCGAAATCTGGAACCTCGTGTTCATGCAGTATCAGATCGACAACGTCCGCTCAAAAGTGGACTTCGACATCACCGGTGAACTGCCGATGAAGAACATCGACACCGGCCTCGGCATGGAGCGCCTTGCGATGATCCTGCAGGGCGTCGAGAACATGTACGAGACGGACCAGGTCCGCCCCGTGATCGACAAGGCCGCCGCCCTCTCCGGCCGTGAATACACCTCCGCCGAGACGCCCGAAGACCCGCACCACACCGACGACGTCCGGATGCGCGTCGTCGCCGACCACATCCGCTCCGCGCTCATGCTGATCGCCGACGGCGTGACCCCCACAAACGAGGGCCGCGGCTACGTGTTGCGCCGCCTGATCCGCCGCGCCGTGCGGTCCATGCGGCTGCTCGGCGTCGAGAAGGCCTGCCTGCCTGAGCTTCTGCCGGCCTCCCGGGACGCCATGAAGGGCGTCTACCCGATCGTGGCGACGGACTTCGACCGGATCAGCCGGATCGCGTACGCCGAAGAGAAGGCCTTCCTGCGCACCATCGCCTCCGGCACGGCCCGGCTCGAGGACGCCGTGAAGGAGTCGAAAGCCGCCGGCAAGCCGCTCTCCGGTGCGGACGCCTTCGCGCTGCACGACACCTACGGCTTCCCGATCGACCTCACCCTGGAAATGGCGGAGGAGGCCGGGCTCAAGGTCGACGAGCCCGAGTTCCGCAAGCTGATGCTCGAACAGCGCCACCGTGCCCAGGCCGATGCGAAGGGCAAGAAGGGCGCCCACGCCGACCTCAGCGCCTTCCAGGAACTGCTCTCCGCCGGTGAGACCGTCTTCACTGGCTACACCGAGCTCGCGGGGGAATCAAGGGTCCGCGGCATCCTGTCCGGCGGACGGAAGGTCGCCCAGGCCTCCACCGGCGAGGAAATCGAACTCGTGCTGGCGGAGACCCCGTTCTACGCCGAGGCCGGCGGCCAGGCGGCCGACACCGGGCTGATCACCGGCGACGGCTTCGTCGTCGAGGTCCTTGACGTCCAGCGCCCCATCAAGGGCCTGAGCGTGCACAAGGCGATCGTCCGCGAAGGTGAAATCGCTGCCGATTCGCTCGTTCAGGCCGCTGTGGACCGGGAACGCCGGCACGCCGCCGAACAGGCCCACACCGGTACGCACATCGTGCACGCGGCCCTGCATCAGATCCTCGGCCCGGAAGCGCTGCAGCGCGGCTCCTTCAACAAGGCCGGCTACCTCCGCTTCGACTTTGCCTGGGGCGAAGGCCTCAGCGCCGCCACGAGGTCCGAGATCGAAGAAGTCTCCAACATCGCCATTCGCAACAACTACCGGGTGGAGACCAGGGTCATGGGCCTCGCCGAGGCCAAGGCCCTCGGCGCCATGGCGCTCTTCGGCGAGAACTACGGTAACGAGGTCCGCGTCGTGGAGATCGACGGCGCCTGGTCCCGCGAGCTCTGCGGCGGAACCCACGTCGAGAACACCTCGCTGATCGGCAGCCTGTCCCTTCTCGGGGACCAGTCCGTCGGTTCAGGAAACCGCCGTGTCGAGGCCTTCGTGGGTATGGATGCCTTCCGCCACCTCGCCGCCGAGCGGGCCCTCGTCACCGAGCTGACGGAAATGCTCAAGGTTCCGTCCGGCCTGCTCGCGGAGCGGATCGCGACCACCCTGGCCAAGCTCAAGACTGCCGAGAAGGAACTGGAGCGGCTGCGCAAGGAGCAGCTGACGGCTGCTGCCGCGCAGCTCGTCGGCACCGCCAGGGACGCCGCCGGGGTCAAGGTCATCGCGCATGACGCCGGGGCGGTCAGCGGTGCGGACGACCTCCGCGGCCTCGCCCTGGACCTCCGGACCCGCCTCGGCTCCGGGCCGGCCGCCGTCGCCGTAGCCGGTGTCAGCAACGACTGTCCGGTGATCCTCATCGCCACCAACGAAGCCGCCCGGGCCGCCGGCGTCAAGGCGGGCGCCCTCGTGCGCCTCGCCGCCGGAGTCCTCGGCGGCGGCGGCGGCGGCAAGGACGACGTCGCGCAGGGCGGCGGCACGGACGCCGCCAGGGTCGGTGAGGCGCTCACCGCCGTCGTGGATGCCATCACCCGGCGATAA
- a CDS encoding shikimate kinase: MAVGKSAIGAQLAQHLGEPFVDTDVVIVAGHGTIADIFAGRGEHAFREIEARTVAQAIEAAEGSNTVISLGGGAVLDSGTQQLLGRCTVVYLECDADTVSERIARNSGRPLLAGDAMGRWRTLFATRQPVYERLADLILDVRHGSVTDLAHRLEDALDEYTAAKTAADRTPAATKEVEE, encoded by the coding sequence ATGGCCGTGGGCAAGTCGGCCATCGGAGCACAGCTCGCCCAGCATCTCGGGGAACCCTTCGTGGACACCGACGTCGTGATCGTGGCCGGCCACGGCACGATTGCAGATATCTTCGCGGGGCGGGGCGAACACGCGTTCCGGGAGATCGAAGCGCGGACGGTGGCGCAGGCTATCGAAGCGGCCGAGGGCAGCAACACCGTCATCTCGCTCGGCGGCGGCGCCGTCCTGGATTCCGGCACGCAGCAGCTGCTGGGCCGCTGTACCGTCGTTTACCTCGAATGCGACGCGGACACCGTCTCGGAACGCATCGCCAGGAACTCCGGCCGGCCGCTGCTGGCCGGAGACGCCATGGGGCGCTGGCGGACGCTGTTTGCCACCCGGCAGCCGGTTTACGAACGGCTCGCCGACCTGATTCTCGATGTCCGGCACGGATCCGTTACGGACCTGGCCCACCGGCTGGAAGATGCGCTGGACGAGTACACCGCCGCGAAGACCGCGGCGGACCGCACGCCAGCGGCGACAAAGGAAGTTGAAGAGTGA
- a CDS encoding DUF948 domain-containing protein, with amino-acid sequence MSGGDIAGLIAAGVFALLVLLLAVPILKLGGVFDEVRTSIRSISDGATPLMDEVTATVSTTNQQLKKVDGITSNVSDASANISALSSLVAATVGSPLIKVAAFSYGVRSAFTARKKPATGRRSR; translated from the coding sequence ATGTCTGGTGGCGATATTGCCGGCCTGATCGCGGCCGGAGTGTTTGCACTGCTGGTCCTGTTGCTCGCCGTGCCGATCCTCAAGCTCGGGGGAGTCTTTGACGAAGTGCGGACCTCCATCCGCTCGATCAGCGACGGCGCCACTCCGCTCATGGACGAAGTCACCGCGACCGTCTCCACCACCAACCAGCAGCTGAAGAAGGTCGACGGGATCACCTCCAACGTCTCGGACGCCTCCGCCAACATCTCGGCGCTGTCCTCGCTCGTGGCCGCCACCGTAGGGTCCCCGCTGATCAAGGTGGCCGCCTTCAGCTATGGCGTGCGTTCTGCCTTCACCGCCCGCAAGAAGCCCGCCACCGGCCGCCGCAGCCGCTAG
- the aroC gene encoding chorismate synthase: MLRWLTAGESHGPALVGIIEGVPAGVELTSARIGGALARRRLGYGRGARMKFEQDAVTILGGVRHGLTQGGPVAIQIGNTEWPKWEQIMAADPVDPAILADQARNAPLTRPRPGHADFTGMQKYGFDEARPVLERASARETATRVALGTVAASFLKQLGIELVSHTVSIASVAVPEGRPLPVPHDVLALDADPLRCFDRETSDAMVAEVDIAHKEGETLGGVVEVLAYGLPPGLGSYVHWDRRLDSRLAAALMGIQAIKGVEVGDGFLTAARRGSAAHDEIVKDENGRIIRTSNRAGGIEGGMSIGDVLRVRAAMKPIATVPRALKTIDVSTGEAAKAHHQRSDVCAVPAAGVVAEAMVALVLAEAITEKFGGDSVQETARNIKGYLDNIPASLDSIGQ; encoded by the coding sequence ATGTTGCGTTGGTTGACTGCCGGAGAATCCCATGGTCCGGCCCTGGTCGGAATAATTGAAGGCGTGCCCGCCGGTGTCGAGCTCACCAGTGCCCGGATCGGTGGTGCGCTGGCGCGCCGGCGCCTCGGTTACGGCCGCGGTGCGCGGATGAAATTTGAACAGGATGCGGTCACGATCCTCGGCGGCGTCCGCCACGGGCTGACCCAGGGCGGCCCCGTCGCCATCCAGATCGGCAACACCGAATGGCCCAAGTGGGAGCAGATCATGGCTGCCGATCCCGTGGACCCCGCAATCCTGGCCGACCAGGCACGGAACGCCCCGCTGACGCGGCCCCGGCCCGGCCACGCCGACTTCACCGGCATGCAGAAGTACGGCTTCGACGAGGCCCGTCCCGTGCTGGAGCGCGCCAGCGCCCGCGAGACCGCCACGCGCGTGGCCCTCGGCACCGTCGCGGCCTCTTTCCTGAAGCAGCTCGGCATCGAGCTCGTCTCGCACACCGTCTCGATTGCCAGCGTCGCTGTTCCGGAAGGCCGGCCGCTGCCGGTCCCGCACGACGTCCTGGCCCTCGACGCCGATCCGCTGCGCTGTTTCGACCGCGAAACCTCCGACGCCATGGTGGCCGAGGTCGACATTGCGCACAAGGAAGGCGAGACCCTCGGCGGCGTGGTCGAAGTCCTCGCCTACGGACTGCCGCCGGGACTCGGCAGCTACGTCCACTGGGACCGGCGCCTCGACTCACGCCTGGCCGCGGCACTGATGGGCATCCAGGCGATCAAGGGTGTGGAGGTCGGTGACGGCTTCCTGACCGCCGCCCGCCGCGGTTCGGCCGCCCATGACGAGATCGTCAAGGATGAAAACGGCAGGATCATCCGCACGTCCAACCGCGCCGGCGGCATCGAGGGCGGCATGAGCATCGGCGACGTGCTGCGCGTACGCGCGGCCATGAAGCCGATCGCCACGGTGCCCCGCGCGCTGAAAACCATCGACGTCAGTACGGGCGAGGCCGCCAAGGCCCACCACCAGCGCTCGGACGTCTGTGCGGTCCCCGCCGCGGGAGTCGTGGCCGAAGCCATGGTGGCCCTGGTCCTCGCGGAAGCAATCACGGAAAAGTTCGGCGGCGATTCCGTGCAGGAAACCGCCCGCAACATCAAGGGTTACCTGGACAATATTCCGGCGTCCCTGGACTCGATCGGCCAGTAG
- a CDS encoding cupin domain-containing protein, translated as MSVNYVTALAVKSFDAPDRKRCPDKAEFDLVTVNDYSVARLILGPGWRWSECIQAFESTELCQHHHLGFCVSGSMEVESSGGLRSTIHANDTYAIPPGHDEWVVGPEPFVAVEFLGAASFGRRSSRGVHAKI; from the coding sequence ATGTCTGTAAATTACGTCACAGCTTTGGCTGTTAAGTCCTTCGATGCCCCGGACCGGAAACGGTGCCCGGACAAGGCCGAATTCGATCTTGTCACCGTGAACGACTACTCTGTGGCACGGCTGATTCTTGGCCCGGGCTGGCGGTGGTCCGAGTGCATCCAGGCCTTTGAGTCGACCGAGCTGTGCCAGCACCACCATCTCGGATTCTGCGTCTCCGGCTCGATGGAAGTTGAATCCTCGGGCGGGCTGCGGTCCACGATCCACGCCAATGACACCTACGCGATTCCTCCCGGCCATGATGAATGGGTGGTGGGGCCGGAACCGTTTGTGGCCGTTGAATTCCTGGGCGCGGCATCGTTCGGCCGGCGAAGCAGCCGCGGAGTGCACGCCAAAATCTGA